The segment CGGCTGGCTATTATCTGGTTGTCCTTTTCACTGGAAAGAGGGGTGATATACAGGCTGTTATCGGTAATTTCTCTATGATGTAAGGCATGCTTCTTGATGGTTTCCTGAACGTTCATGTAGAGTGTTTCGACATCGCTGTCTTTTCTGACCACTATATCGATAAATCCGTTCTCGTCACTAATCATCATAGCACTGATATGAGGGACTTCATTAACCCATAAGCCCATATTATGCTCCATATCGGATTTTAACGCTTTGCCGAACAGCATATTGAAATACTGGCGTTCAACCGCCCTGCGTAAAGTCTGGTCAACCGATATAAAACCTATCTCGACATTTGAGGACAATATCTCGGTAAGCCTCGAAAGATCGAGTTTTGCCTGTGATATAGTCTCATTATGCTCACGTTTGTTTTGAAATATGGCAAAAGAAAAAAATAGTAACAACGCTATAGCACTGATTATTAATATGGTTCTTAGGTTCGATATTTTTAAAAGCTGCTGTTTCATTGTGTTTAATTATAAAAAAATGTATATTTCGATTAATTTGTCTAATTAAAACGTGTATTACAAAGGGTAACTTATTAGATAAAAGTTAACGAAAGGTTAACGGATAAAAAAATATTTTTATGAGTATAAAATGGTAGCACATATTAACACCGTCGCATTTCAGGGAATCACGCCTAAAACCATAGATGTTCAGGTTCATATAGCCTCAGGGCTACCTGCATTTAGCATAGTAGGATTGCCTGATAAAGCGGTGGGAGAATCCAAGGAGCGTATCCGTTCTGCGATGAATTCTTTAGGACTTTCCCTGCCGCCGTCAAGAATGACTGTAAATCTTGCACCGGCAGATGTAATCAAGGAGGGAAGCCACTATGACCTTGCGATAGCGTTGGGGCTGATGATTGAAATGAACGTACTTAAAAATGAAGAACTTGCCGACTATGTCGTTTTAGGAGAGCTATCATTGGACGGCTCGGTAACAACTGTTGCGGGAACTTTGCCCGCAGCTATCCACGCAGCATCAATAGGGAAGGGAATAATATGCCCGGTAAAGAACGGTTCGGAAGCATGTTGGGCAGGAGAAATAGAGATTCTGGCAGCAAGTAACCTGCTTGAACTTATTAACCATTTTAAAGGGACACAGGTAATTACTCCTCCTGCGATAAAATTCGATGAGGCGGCTAACACAAACTATCCTGATTTGAGGGATATTAAAGGGCAGGAAAGTGCCAAACGTGCTTTAGAAGTGGCGGCGTCAGGCAATCATAATATGCTTATGACCGGACCTCCGGGGTCGGGCAAGTCAATGCTGGCATCAAGATTGCCCGGAATAATCCCTGAGCTTTCAAGCACCGAAATGCTTGATGTAAGCATGATAGAAAGTATCTCAAACAACCTTGAGAACGGCAAAATAAAGCGTTCAAGACCTTTTCGTGACCCGCACCATTCATGCTCTATGGCAGCCATGATAGGGGGCGGAAAAAGGGCTATACCGGGTGAAATAACGCTGGCTCATAACGGTGTTTTGTTCTTAGACGAGCTACCCGAATTTCCAAGGCAGGTGCTTGATTCACTAAGGCAGCCGCTTGAGACGGGGCAGGTGACGGTATCAAGGGTAAACGCACATGTTACATATCCGGCTAATTTCCAGCTTGTTGCCGCTATGAACCCTTGCAGGTGCGGATATCTGGGCGATGCCGGCAGGGCTTGTAATAAAGCCCCTAAATGTGCCGTTGATTATCAGTCAAAAATATCCGGCCCCCTGTTTGACAGGATAGATATTCATATC is part of the Alphaproteobacteria bacterium CG11_big_fil_rev_8_21_14_0_20_39_49 genome and harbors:
- a CDS encoding AAA family ATPase — its product is MVAHINTVAFQGITPKTIDVQVHIASGLPAFSIVGLPDKAVGESKERIRSAMNSLGLSLPPSRMTVNLAPADVIKEGSHYDLAIALGLMIEMNVLKNEELADYVVLGELSLDGSVTTVAGTLPAAIHAASIGKGIICPVKNGSEACWAGEIEILAASNLLELINHFKGTQVITPPAIKFDEAANTNYPDLRDIKGQESAKRALEVAASGNHNMLMTGPPGSGKSMLASRLPGIIPELSSTEMLDVSMIESISNNLENGKIKRSRPFRDPHHSCSMAAMIGGGKRAIPGEITLAHNGVLFLDELPEFPRQVLDSLRQPLETGQVTVSRVNAHVTYPANFQLVAAMNPCRCGYLGDAGRACNKAPKCAVDYQSKISGPLFDRIDIHIEVPPVTPMDLSKEPAKEGSAEVLQRVKTARAIQAKRYEGLNITTNSQADGEILLQVASPDNEGKKILDTAYEKMGLSMRGYNRVLRVARTIADMQDNEKVKKEHIWEALSYRKVNLK